In a single window of the Vicia villosa cultivar HV-30 ecotype Madison, WI unplaced genomic scaffold, Vvil1.0 ctg.001143F_1_1_3, whole genome shotgun sequence genome:
- the LOC131633583 gene encoding uncharacterized protein LOC131633583 yields the protein MCGARARSGKCGRTLAADNATNATTESDDEADDASLKRVQEEKNQNRTNFREQGRSAQHLKRRNFPSKKKQGYGDHSNYPPQCDKCKRRHQGGCKPFPVTCYECGEPGHVIKNCPKKKALERTAGRVYTLDVKKAKGNNNLIAGICCVNNQPLCILVDCGATHSFISSESVYRLGLEVTPLSSPMVISSATDDTVENVIPGNVFPSTNRY from the exons ATGTGTGGAGCCCGAGCAAGAAGCGGGAAATGCGGGCGTACCTTGGCAGCAGATAATGCAACAAATGCAACAACAGAATCAGATGATGAAGCAGATGATGCAAG TCTGAAGAGGGTTCAAGAGGAGAAGAACCAAAATAGGACTAACTTCAGGGAACAAGGAAGATCTGCTCAACACCTGAAGCGTCGTAACTTTCCATCAAAGAAGAAACAGGGTTATGGTGACCATTCTAACTATCCTCCTCAGTGTGATAAGTGCAAGAGAAGACACCAGGGTGGATGCAAACCATTTCCGGTGACTTGTTACGAGTGTGGGGAGCCTGGCCATGTTATTAAGAATTGTCCAAAGAAGAAAGCTCTTGAAAGGACCGCAGGTCGTGTCTATACCTTGGATGTGAAGAAGGCGAAAGGAAACAACAATCTTATAGCAGGTATATGTTGTGTAAACAACCAACCTTTGTGTATTTTAGTTGATTGCGGAGCTACGCATTCTTTTATCTCTTCCGAGAGTGTCTATCGACTTGGTCTAGAAGTTACCCCATTATCTAGTCCTATGGTCATTTCCTCGGCTACGGATGACACGGTAGAAAATGTAATACCCGGTAACGTATTTCCATCCACTAATCGATATTAA